A segment of the bacterium genome:
TGGCCGGGTAAGCACTGGGTAAGCACCCGGTCGCACGTCGCGGAGGTAGCGCTGCCACGCGCCGGCGCCGCCTTGCGGAATCGACTTGAGGCGCAAAAAGTCAGTCGCTGTGCGCCCCGGGGGGTCGCGGTGCGACCTCGGAGATGCGTGACGCGCAGATGCGAGCACGAGCGGCGCCCCCGGTCAGAATTGCTTGGGCAAGCCGGCCTGCTTCAGCACGGCATTCGCCAGGTGGCGCGATTTGATCGCCGCGTCTACGGGGAAGCGGCGCTTCGTGTGGGGGCTGTACCAGACTTCGTGATCGCCCTTGCCGTGGCGCTCGAAGCTGCAGCCGGCGGCGCGCAGCAGCCGCTTGAGCGCGGGCGTGTAGTCGGCCACTCAGGCGATGGCGTGCGCCTGCTCGGCGCGTTCCGCGACGATGCGGAAGCGCGCGGTCGCGGCGGCGGCGGCGGAGCAGGCGCCGTTCAGCTCCAACAGCTCGGGCACCATGACGCGCAACTTCTCCGCCAGTGCCTCGAAGGTGTCGGCGCCGGTGGCGAGCCCGGGCACGTCATCGCTGGTCGCCACCCAGACGCCGGCCTCGGCATCCCACTCGGCGGTCACGGTGTAGACTGGCGGCGCATCAGGGTGCGTCATTCGCAGCAAGGCTAGCGCCTCCGCGCCCGCTGGCGCAACGGCATTCGCTTCCCGTGTCGGCGCGGCGCGACCACGCTGCCCTCGGGGTTCGAGCCGTCGGGGCGCGCTGGTCCTTCACGGAGACGAGGCTCTCGCCCTGCACGATGAGGAGCCTGGCGTACATGTGCCGCAGGCCACGGAGCCGGACGCGGCGCAGACCGACCGCGTCCAGGACGCGGGTGAGCTCCTTCGGCGCACGGCTGCCATCGCCTGGCGTGCCACGGCTGAGAAGATGAACGCCGCCGCGATCTCCTCCGCGCCGCTGCCCGGCGGCTCGCAGATCCGCGACCCGCGCATCCACGACGGCTCCGAGCACTTCGACAACCTGCCGGGACGTCGTGTCACATCACCTGTAATTGAACCGTTGTCGTTGGCTGTGTAGGCTGATCAAAAGGGTACACACCATGACTCGCGTCCAGGTTCTGCTCACGGAAGACGCAGACCGGCGCTTGGAAGATCTCGCCGCAACGCGCGGGGAATCGAAGTCGAGCCTCGTTCGGCGGGCGGTAGATCTGTTGCTGCAACTTGAAGAGCGCGACGACGAGCCGCTGCTGGCGCTGGCTGGGCAGGTGGGACGTGCGGGGACGCGCCACGGAGCGCGGGATCACGACCGGCTGTTGGCCGGGGGCGCACGGCGCCGCGGCGCGCGGTGACCATGGGACCGCGGGGGTCTTCGTCGACACCGGGGCCTGGTATGCGCTGCAGGTCAGCGACGACGAATGGCACGAGGCCGCCGTCGGCACACTCCGCGAGCTGGTGGTCTCCCACCACCCG
Coding sequences within it:
- a CDS encoding DUF1902 domain-containing protein translates to MTHPDAPPVYTVTAEWDAEAGVWVATSDDVPGLATGADTFEALAEKLRVMVPELLELNGACSAAAAATARFRIVAERAEQAHAIA
- a CDS encoding ribbon-helix-helix protein, CopG family; amino-acid sequence: MTRVQVLLTEDADRRLEDLAATRGESKSSLVRRAVDLLLQLEERDDEPLLALAGQVGRAGTRHGARDHDRLLAGGARRRGAR
- a CDS encoding type II toxin-antitoxin system HicA family toxin, producing the protein MADYTPALKRLLRAAGCSFERHGKGDHEVWYSPHTKRRFPVDAAIKSRHLANAVLKQAGLPKQF